GATGTTGAAGAAGGTGCAGATTTCCTGATTGTTAAACCAGCGATGTCCTATTTGGATATTGTCCGTGATGTGAAGAATAATTTTAAAGCACCTGTAGTCGCATATAATGTAAGTGGTGAGTACTCCATGGTAAAAGCAGCTGCACAAAACGGATGGATTAATGAAAAAGAATTAGTACTTGAAAAACTTACAGCAATGAAACGCGCAGGAGCAGACCTAATCATTTCCTATTTTGCCAAAGATGTTGCAAGATGGCTTAATGAGTAGGATTTAAAATAAATGTCAAAACTGTTTAGCGGTTATGAGCATTAACAAGGGCAGTTGACGGAAACTGGAAGTATTCTGAAAAAGGTTGAGTGGAATAACACCGCTCCGGAAATACACTTCGCTTTCCGTGGGCGGCTGATGAGCCTCCTTGCTCCTCCGTCACTGCGGAGTCTCATCTAGGCCTCTGCTCCCACAGGAGTCTCCGTGTATTTCCTCCGCTGAGAATTGCACGATATATTTTGGTAAGTTAACAACATTTTTTTCTTGAAGAATATTAACCACCAAACCAGCTGCGGTGGTTAGAGAGCATTACTAAATTATACTGGTTCGCAGTTTATGAAAAAGGTATATTTCACGGCATTAATCTATTCGATTTAACATAATGAATAAATTTTAAAGATGAGGTGATTGATTGTGGCAAACTTTAACAAGTCAGAGGATGCGTACAAAGAAGCGGTTGACCTGATGCCAGGTGGCGTTAACTCGCCTGTCCGGGCATTCAAATCTGTCGGTATGTCACCAATTTTTATGGAGTCCGGCAAAGGATCGAAAATTACAGATATTGATGGCAATGAATACATTGATTATGTGCTGAGCTGGGGGCCTCTGATTCTTGGGCATGCTGATGATCGGGTTGTATCCAGTTTACAGGAAGCGGCAGCAAAAGGAACAAGTTTTGGTGCACCAACATTATTGGAAAATAAGTTAACACAAATGGTTGTTGACCGGGTCCCATCAATTGAAATGGTACGTATGGTCAACTCAGGGACAGAAGCTACAATGAGTGCGTTACGCCTTGCCCGCGGATATACAGGTCGGGACAAAATATTAAAATTTGAAGGAAATTATCATGGGCATGGAGATTCATTGCTTATTAAAGCCGGATCCGGTGTTGCTACTCTGGGTCTTCCTGACAGTCCGGGAGTTCCTGAATCGATTGCCCAAAATACAATTACCGTACCATACAATGATGTTGAAAGTGTACGATACGCATTTGAGAATTATGGTAATGATATTGCTGCGGTCATCGTTGAACCTGTATCTGGAAATATGGGTGTTGTACCACCGCAGGAAGACTTCTTGCATGAATTAAGACAACTAACAAATGATTATGCATCCGTGCTTATTTTTGATGAAGTTATGACCGGGTTCCGCGTTGGTTATAATTGTGCACAGGGTTATTTCGGCGTCACTCCTGATTTAACGTGTCTTGGTAAAGTAATTGGCGGTGGCCTTCCAGTAGGTGCATATGGCGGAAAACGTGAAATTATGGAACGGGTCGCACCAACAGGGTCAATTTATCAGGCTGGAACATTGTCCGGTAATCCACTGGCAATGACAGCTGGATATGAAACATTAAATGCATTGGATGAGTCTTCATATGAAGATATTAATGCTAAAGTGGATAAACTCGTGGAAGGATACAAACAAGCAGCAATTGATTTTGATATCCCACTCCAGATAAATCGTGCAGGTTCGATGGTCGGCTTTTTCTTCACTAATGAGCCGGTAATTAATTATGAAACAGCGCAAAATGCGAATGTCGATTATTTTGCACAATATTATCGGGCAATGATTGAAGAAGGTGTCTTTTTGCCACCATCCCAGTTTGAGGGAGTATTTATGTCAACTGCTCACACTGACGAGGATATTGAAAAAACAATTCAGGCAGTGCGCACTGCCTTTTCAAAAATTGAAAAGTAATAAATAATATTTCTGAAGCTATTCCTGTTATTACAGGAATAGCTTTTTTAGATGGTATAAGCATATCCTTTGTTTGTGTTTCATATAGTTGAAATAAGGCGTATAAATGGAATATGTGTTGAGGGGAGGAAGTCATTTGTCCAACGATCGTGAAGTGTTCAGTTTTGATTTGAATGAGTCGCTTTATTTTGAAAGAGGACAGGAAGTTGCCGAAATGGTAGGAATTTCATTGGACCCGGAAATTTCTATCCAGCCATTCAATGACTATATTTCAATTAGAGGAGTTATTGAACTCCGCGGTACTTATCAAAAGGAGCAGTTTGCAAATCCGGATGATGAGGATACACTCGATTTTGATGATTACCATTCAAGACGGTATGTCGAAAAAGTATTAGAAATGGACAATGGTCAATCAGAGTTTATCCATCGGTTCCCGGTGGAGATATCTGTTCCGACTTATCGTGTTTCCGATTTAAATGATGTAACGGTAAACATTGAATCATTTGATTATGAAATACCAAATCAGAGTCAGCTGAAACTGAGTTCTACTATTGAAATAAGCGGAATCAGTGATCAGTCTGAGGTGACACCTGAATTAGGGGCAGATAATGAAACTGTATTTATGCCGAGGGGAGAGGAAAGTTTTTCATTTGATGTAAAAGCTGAAAAGGAAACACAGAACACAGATGAAATGGTTAATCCGGAAATAACACCTGTCCTGCCACCGGAAATCGATACCGGTAATGACGAATCAGACGATGATGAATCGGAGGAAAGGGTACTGTGGAAAACTAAGAAGTCACAGTCACTCGCCGAATTTTTCGCTAAAGATAAACCAGAAGAAAGTCCTGAGGAGGAATCTCCATCAATGCAGGATTACGACAACGACTATGAATCTGTTGATTATTATGAAAGTGATGATAATCAAATGGAAGATGTCCGGTATTTAGCGGACATGTTCCGGAGTGATGATGATGAAAGCTATGCACAAATGCGTTTATGCATCGTTCAGGATTCGGATACCGTGGAGTCGATTGCTGACCGTTACGAAATATCACCGTTACAACTTGTGAATCAGAATCATTTATCAAACGACAGCCTGGAAGAGGGTCAATTATTATATATTCCATACAAGAAAAAACAATAGCCTGACAAGTAAACCCCTTGCTCTAACAGTAAGGGGTTCATTTTACTAATAGTTGCTGGAAAAAAGGTGGTGTGAATCAGTTGGAAAGGATAAATAAAATAGCTTGGGCGTATGGAATCAGGCCATTTAAAGTTGATCAGATTTCCAAACGGGTTTTTCGAGTAAGTGATGGTAACTATGAGTATGCATTAAAAGAAAGCAAACTTACTGAAAAAGAATTGGAGGCCTGGGAGTATGTGTTTCATCAGGCATATTCCCAGAATCTTACAGGTATTTTACCAGTATATTTAACAAAGAATTCCCGTTTATATACATTTCATAAGCAGACATATTACTATTTGACACCATGGATCCCATCAATGGAAATAAGTGAAAAGGAAGCAATTAAAACTTTATATGATACAATTGGCGGGATTCATGCTAATACAAAGCGGACACAAAGCATCCAAACAGAATCTGCAATAAACAGCTTTACCGAGTATCAGAAGGCCTGTGCAAATTTACGGGCACAATCGTTATATTATGTTGAGTTATTTGAAAAAAATCGTTTTATGTCACCCTTCGAACTACTGGCATGTACGCAATATAGACTGATGGATCAGGTTCTCTTCGTGCTGAATAACCATATTGAACAATTTATTAAAGCGGTTGAGGAAAATGAGTGGAATTACAGCCTCTGTCACGGTAATCTGAACTTATCTCATTTAATCCAACATAACTACACGTATATAATCAACTGGGAAAAGGCAAAATTTGATAATGCTGTTATGGATCTATCGGTATTTATGAAACAGCAGGTCCGCTATTACGACCGAACACCTGAACAGTTAACTGAAGCCTTTTCGGCATACATGAGTAAGAATGAACTGACAAAAAGTGAACTCCACCTTCTTGCAATTTATCTATTGGATCCGTTTTCGTACATAAATTTAATCGAGGCTTATTCCGATAATCCTGCTAACGATACAATGATTAATCAGACAATCGCGTTGCAACAAGTTTCACGCCAACTGCACATGGGTCTTAAATGGTCTGATTATATTGAAAAGGAACTTATTTCATCATCCACAGAAGATAATTAGGAAAGTTAAATCCATTCCAAATAAAATGCAATAAATATTCCGACGAGTATCCCAAGGAGAAATACATCCAATGAAGTCGGGAATAATAACGTACGAATTAATTGAAATATTAATATTGGCAAGGTACATTTTTCAATCACAATAATACAATTGCGTGCCCAGGGAGGCAGTCGGTATCGGTAGTATCTGGCCATACTTATCACCTCAAAGTTGTTTTTTTAATATAGTATGTATATATACCTGTGTTTTGTGCAATTCATAAATTAATAGTTGATTTTATTTGGCGTTATCGATAAAATGATAATTAATATTAAAATGCAGTGAGAGGGAAGAGTACAGAATAGTTGCCTCAGGAGAGAGGGAAACACGTGGTGAAAGTTTCCCAGGTTAAATTATTTTGGAAGGTCGCCCTTGACGCAGCCTCTTTGAACATTGGTTTTAAAAAGTAGGAGAGAGCCGGCTGTTGGCCGTTATCCATGAATGAAGTGCACAGACCGCTATCTGTGAACAAAGGTGGTACCACGGAATAATATCCTTTTCGTCCTTTTTTGGATGGAAAGGATTTTTTTAATTTTTACAGAAGGAGGAAAAAACAAATGAGTGATGAATCTAAATTGTCGATGTCATCAAAATACAATCCACAGAACATTGAGAAAGACCGGTATCGATTTTGGGTCAATGGCAAGTTTTTTGAAGCTACCGGAGATGATGAAAAGGAACCATTTACGATTGTGATTCCACCACCAAATGTAACCGGAAAACTCCATTTAGGACATGCTTGGGATACAACGATGCAGGATACGATCTCCCGAATGAAACGGATGCAGGGATATGACGTATTATGGCTGCCGGGAATGGACCACGCGGGGATTGCAACACAGGCAAAAGTTGAAGCTAAATTGAAGGAACAGGGCAAGAACCGTTATGATTTAGGCCGGGAAAAGTTTCTTGATACCGTTTGGGACTGGAAGGAAGAATATGCTGATTTTATTCGTTCCCAATGGGAGAAGCTTGGCCTGGGACTTGATTATTCCCGTGAACGTTTTACAATGGATGATGGCTTATCTGATGCTGTTCGGGAAGTTTTTGTGACATTATATGAAAAAGGATTAATTTATCGCGGCGAATACATTATCAACTGGGATCCTGCTACAAAGACTGCACTTTCCGATATTGAAGTTGTTTATGAAGAGGTGCAAGGTAAATTTTATCACATGCGCTATCCGATTAAAGATAGTGATGAAACGATTGAAATCGCAACAACCCGTCCGGAAACGATGCTTGGGGATACTGCGGTTGCAGTTCATCCGGAAGATGACCGTTATAAACATCTGATTGGTAAAACGGTTGTGCTTCCAATTGTCGGCCGTGAAATGGAAATTGTAGCGGATGAGTATGTGGACATGGAAATGGGTTCTGGTGCCGTTAAAATTACACCAGCACATGACCCGAACGACTTTGAAATTGGCAACCGGCATAATCTGGAACGGATTCTCGTTATGAATGAAGACGGCTCAATGAATGAAAACGCCGGTAAATACAAGGGTCTGGACCGTTTTGAGTGCCGTAAGCAGATTGTAAAAGATTTGCAGGACCAGGGCGTTTTATTTGAAATTGAAGATCACACGCATCAGGTAGGCCATTCAGAGCGCAGTGGAGCTGTTGTCGAACCATATTTATCAACACAATGGTTTGTTAATATGCAGCCGCTTGCAGATGCATCAATCGAATTGCAAAACAGTGATGGTAAAGTAAATTTTGTACCTGACCGGTTTGAAAGGACATATCTTCATTGGATGGAAAATATACGTGACTGGTGTATTTCCAGACAGCTGTGGTGGGGACATCGCATCCCAGCCTGGTATCATAAAGAAACCGGTGAAGTCTATGTAGGCAAGGAAGCACCTGCTGATATCGAAAACTGGGAGCAGGATGAAGATGTTCTGGATACATGGTTCTCATCCGCATTATGGCCATTTTCAACAATGGGATGGCCGGATCTTGATGCAGAGGATTTCAAGCGGTACTTCCCGACTGATGTATTGGTAACAGGTTATGATATTATCTTTTTCTGGGTTGCCCGCATGATATTTCAGTCAAAACAATTCACTGATAAGCGGCCATTTAAAGATGTGTTAATTCATGGATTAATCCGGGATGCTGAGGGGCGCAAAATGAGTAAGTCACTCGGTAATGGTGTCGATCCAATGGATGTTATTGAAAAATACGGAGCTGACTCACTTCGCTATTTTCTATTGACTGGTTCTACTCCAGGACAGGATTTACGGTTCCATTGGGAAAAAGTTGAAGCAACATGGAATTTCGCAAACAAGGTGTGGAACGCATCACGCTTTTCATTGATGAACATGGAAGGATTTACTTATGAAGATATTGATTTATCACGTGAAAAATCGCTGGCAGATAAGTGGATTCTGACTCGTTTAAATGAAACGATTGAACAGGTAACCAGAAATACGAATAAATACGAGTTTGGTGAAGCGGGACGCCATCTGTACAACTTCATTTGGGATGAACTGTGTGACTGGTATATCGAAATGGCAAAACTTCCTTTATATGGTGAAGACGAGGAACAGAAACAAACAACACGATCAGTTCTTGCCCATGTTTTGGACCAGACGATGCGTATGCTTCATCCGTATATGCCGTTTATTACGGAGGAAATCTGGCAGCAGCTTCCGCATAAAGGGGAGTCCATCACTGTTGCAGCCTGGCCACAGGTAAGACAGGAATTTCATGATGAATCAGCATCAGCTGAAATGAAGCGACTTGTTTCCATTATTAAGGCCGTACGAAACATTCGTGCTGAAGTGGATACACCGATGTCCAAACAGGTTAAGCTTTTAATACAAACCGAGAATGCAGAAATCACTGTTGAATTAGAAAATAACCGTAACTACCTTGAGCGCTTCTGTAATCCGAGTGAGTTAATCATTGATACGGATATTGACGTGCCGGAAAAAGCAATGTCAGCGGTTATAACCGGAGCTGAGCTATTCCTGCCGCTAGAAGGCCTGATTGATTTTGATAAAGAAATCAATCGTTTGGAAAAGGAACTTGATAAATGGACAAAAGAGGTTGAGCGGGTACAGAAGAAGCTTGCCAATGAAGGTTTTGTGAATAAAGCTCCGGCAGCAGTAGTTGACGAGGAAAAGCAGAAGGAGAAAGACTATTTGGATAAACAGTCCAAAGTTAAAGCACGTCTGGAAGAGTTGAAGTCTTAAATATAGTTTGATTCCTAAAAGATTATGGTTTGAGAAGAAATATTTAAGCTTAAAATCCCTCACAAGCCGCCTCCGGAAAGCGAACTGTATAAGGGCTGCGGGGGCAGATAGCAACAAACTATACAAAAGAGCCTAAAAGGAGCGAGGTTTACATATTCCCGCTCCTTTTTATATATGCAACGTATTCAGCTAAAATATTTTTATCACTTACAGCACTCAATGTTCTGGATCCAACAACATCTTCTATTTCATTAAAAAGCATCCCGCCATTGTTATCAATCAGAAAGTCAACCCCGACCATACCAAAATCAAATTCCTGAATTATTCTATTTATCAATTTTTTTTCGCAATGATTTAGGGAGTACCATGTTGCCGAACCACCCAATTTATAATTTGAACGGAAATCAGACTTGCTTTCCCTGAGTACAGCACCGATTATCTTATTTCCTACTACAAAAACTCTGACATCCTTTCCAAGCTGCACATTTTTCGTTGACTGAATAATTAATTCCTGTGCGGAAACATCAGCAAAATATTTTTTCCATTCCTGCTGATTGTTGATTAAATATACTTGGTTGCCACCCCTGCCGTCATTTTCTTTAACAACGAACGGAAAATCCATTGGAGGAGTCAACAACAGATTTTTTCTTTTAACAAAAATCGTATCAACCATGGGGATGGAAAGCTTATTTATGTGAAAATGTGTTAATGCTTTATTATTGCAAAAGCTTGAGATGGAAGACGAGTTGTAAACAGAGATTCCCATTGATTCCAGCAATTTGTTCAGCAATGGTTCAATTGTTCTGATAACAGCAAAATCCGGAAGCTGAACAATCAAATTTTTATGGAATATTGTTTGTTTGTTTTGTATAATCCCCACTGTCAGTTCTTCCCGTAAAACCAGTTCAAGTGAAATGCCCTGTAATCGTGCCTCATCGATAAACCAGTCGATATAGGATTTGTTCGTTTCTGCATCTTCCCGGCTATAAATTAACCAGCCTCTTTGATTCATATGGACCTCACTTTCCTATCTTTTTCAATATGTAATCAATCATATAATCAGCCACATTGATGCCTGTACAATCAAACATATTTCGTATGTGAGCATTTGAATTCACTTCACAGATAATTGGCGTGTTGTTTGGACCAAATAGTAAATCTACGCCAGCAAAATCCGTACCAATTGCTTTTGCTGCAGCAACAGCAATATTCTTTTCTTCGATGGAAGGCTGATATTTCTTCATCGTTCCGCCGGCAGTAACATTTGCCCGGAAGTCATTTGAGGCATGGCGTGTCATCGCTGCCACTACATGGTTACCAACAACATGCAGACGCATATCCGTTCCGTGGCTTGAATGAACATACTCCTGCAGCATAAATGGTTTTCCGTGAAGTTCACGGACTTTTGCAAACATCTCTTCAATCGTATGTACAAGATAAACCTGTTCACCAAATGAACCAAATGCTTCTTTAATAATCATCGGGAAACCAAGGTCCTCTGTCGCATTTTGAAAGTCTTTCGGATTGAATTGTGATGTTTTTGCAAAAATTTTTGGTGCAATAATTGTTTTAGGAACGGGCAGTTTTTCTGCCGCCAGCATTTGATAAGTCGCAATTTTATCATCACTTTTCTCAATTGATTCAGCATTGTTAAATACTGGAATCCCCATTAGTTCAAGCTGTTTTGCAAGATAGATATCCTTATCGGTAAATACAACAAAATCAGGCTTCTTTGTCTGCTGCGAATTAAGTAGTTCAAGTTCCCCGGTTGACAGCAAGGGAAGAAGTTCATTATTTTTATAGATTGATGTTGAGATATTTCGCTTATGTGCAGCTTCCTGGATCCATTCCGCAAAATCAAGAAATTTATTTCCTGGTAAATACCCGTTATATATTATCCATCCATGTAGGTCCAATTTACGACTTCCTTTCATTCCAATTACTGATTGTTATTGATATACTAATTTAGATGCTAAATTAAAAGAAAAGCGGTGTAGCGAATGTTCGAAAACTTTCAGCAGGTAGAATCATTTTTCCAAAGCAGGACAAAGCATGGGATGAAACCCGGCTTGGATCGCATTCATAAACTGCTTGAGATGCTTGATAACCCGCAGAAAAAGGTCAAAGCTATTCATGTTGCCGGGACAAACGGAAAAGGATCTACCATTCAATATATAAAAAATGCATTATTATTTAATAATTACCGTGCCGGTGTCTTCACATCCCCCAGTCTGGATGGTCTAAATGGATATATTTTTATCGATAATAACACGATAACGGAAACCGATATTCTAAGATATATGAATGAAATCTCTCCCTGCATTCAACTATTGGATGATGAAAACAATCATCCTACTGAATTTGAAATAATTACTGCGATTGCATTTATGTATTTTGCAGAAAATGTTGATATTGCATTGATTGAAGCAGGAATGGGAGGTAAACAAGACACGACGAACTGTTTCCTTCCTATATTATCTATTATAACAAATGTCGAGCGGGATCATATTGCTTTTTTAGGTGATACGTTTGAATCGATTGCACATCACAAAGCAGGGATAATCAAAGCAAACAGACCGGCTATTATAGGGGAGATGAGTGAAACTGCCAGGGCAGTTATCTCACATGAAGCTTCTATGAAAAATGCCCCATTATACGAACTAAATAAAACCTTTAATTACTCAGTAGTAAGTGATAAACACCAAACCTTTGTATGTACCGCATCAGGTACCGGGAAGAATTTAAAAATATCCATTCAGGCAAATGGCAGCCATCAAATAAAGAATGCCTCTATAGCAATGATGGCACTTGAATTATTGCAGGGTAATGGTTTTATTTTAAGCCTGGAAAAAATTCAGCAAGGTTTATTTCATACGCAAATTCCCGGTAGATTCGAAGTTATTCACAAAAATCCCGATATTATTTTAGATGGTGCACACAATCCAGCTGGTATAAAGGCCTTTGTAGAAACTGTTGAGACAAATTATAAAGACATGGAAAAACATCTTATTTTTGCTGCATTTAAAGACAAGGACCTGAAGCGAATGCTTAATCAATTAGACAATACTTTTTCTTCTATTACTTTAACGACATTCGATCATCCCCGGGCAGCCAGCAGTGAAGAACTGCATAAATTAACAAATCATCAGAATACAAACGTAATTGATGATTGGGAACATGCTGTCAAGGTAATCTCTTGTCAAAATAAAGATGTGTGCTATTTTATAACCGGATCACTGAATTTTATTGCAAAAGTTAGAAAATACTTTGAAACAAGCTATAAAGTATAGTAAGATAAAATTATCTGAAATTTTTAATTCCATAGGTCTTTAGTCATACTTTAAACTGTTTCCTTATTGGAAAGTTTTTCTGATAGGAGGTGTATTAACAAATGGTATCTAAGCGGAAAAAGGTGGCGATTTGGGTATTATGGGCTATCGGATGGCCTTTGGTGTTATGGTTTTCTTATGAGTATTATTATTTAAATGTGAATCAGCAGCTAATAGATATATTTTTATTTGCGTTGCTTATGGGTATTGTGGCCTGGTTTCCAATTACGATTAAAGATAATCCGATTTTCTTTGTAAATGGAATTAGTATCGCGGTCTTTCTTGCATTTGGACTTTTTGTGGAAATATTGTTAACACTAATTGCTATTACTATTGTATTTTTTAAATTACGCGTGGGCAAAAAAGATAGTTTTCGCTATCCCTTGAATATGTTATTGTTTTCAGTTGTATCTTTGACTGCAGCTGGTGTTTTCAGGTTACTTGATGGCAGTCATGAATCAATACGTGTCCAAAGTGAAGAACAAATTCTGGCAATCTTCGGATATGCAATAACTATTTTTATAGTAAATACGTTGTTCAATAAATTGCTGGGTAAATTCCTGTATAATCGAGATGTTAAAATATTTGACGAAGGGCTGAGGTGGGAACTCACTTCATCGTTGTTAATCATACCCGTTGGATTTGTTCTATTTATTCTGTATACCGAGATCGGACGTGCAGGAATTTTCTATTTAGGTATTCCATTTGTGTTTATATCGATTATTTTAATGCTTTTATATTCTTATCAGGAAATTAATCGTTTTCTGGAAAAAACAGGTGAGATTGGTCATCAATTGACTAAACGGATGGTACTGAATGAAGTATATGATGTTTTCATCCATGAAATCAGTGATTTGATGCCAATTGACTATGCCTATATCTATATTGTTGATGGAGATAAACTGCAGTTGGAAAGATTTCATGATGTAATGCAAAAGTCTGATCCATTATTTGACTCACTTGAACGAAATGAGGCCTTCAGTGGAAAGGTTTGGGCAGATGGCGAACCGCTTTTATACAAACAGGCTTCGGAATGGTCAACGGTAAGAAGCAGAAAAATACATCATAATATCGAGAGTGTGCTGTCTCACCCAGTGGAGTATGGTAATAATACTATTGGTGTTGTAACGGTTGAGTCAAATAAGAAAAGAGCTTTTGAAAAACTGCATTTTCAAATCCTGGATATTTTAACAAATTATTTAGGTGTAGCAGTTGAAAATGCGAAGAATTATGAATTAACCAAGTCTCAAAGTGAGAAGGATGGGTTAACCCAATTATATAATTATAAATATATGGAAAATCTGTTGGAGAACCATTATACATCATTAATTCAAAACGGCAGTATGAACGACTTCTCCGTTCTGCTATTAGACCTGGATTATTTTAAAAGTGTTAATGATACATATGGGCATGAGGCCGGAAATGAGGTGCTTTGTCAGGTATCTGAACGCATTAAAATGCTGGTTGGTAATCAGGGAGTAGTTGCAAGGTATGGAGGAGAAGAGTTTATCGTATTTCTTCCGTTTTCCGGTCAATTTGAATCAACTCAAATTGCTGAACAGATAAGGACTTTAATCTCAGGGCAACCATTTATTGTTGATAAGCATATGTTTGACCATAATGATGAGGTAAGTATCTCTGTAACTGTCAGTATAGGTGTTTCCGTGTACCCGATTCATTGTGAAACACCTGATGAACTAATTCGTCACGCAGACCGGGCAATGTATATTGGAGCAAAAAGAAAAGGCAGAAACAGAGTTGCAGTTTACGAAGAGTTGAAAACAAACTGACGGAACGGGGCTGTGACAAAACGAAAACGTTTAACACAAAAGAAGAATAATGCACGAATTAAGCGGAGGGAATATACGCAGACTCCCACACTTTTGTACCAACCTCGTTATTTGTTTGATATTACAATTTTATGTTGAAAGGTTTTCTGTGAGAGTGACAATAATCGTCTTACTTTTTGCTAGTCATATGCTAGAGTAAAACAAACTGGCATATGGAGGGGAAACGGTTGGCAAAAGATAAGAAGATTACTGTGTGGATGAATGGCAAAAAAACAAAGATAACTCGAAAAGACGACTTTGATGAATCATATCCTATTAAAGAGTTCAGTAAAAAAGATGCAGCTGCCACATTAGAGGATTCAAATAGTAATGAAGTTCCTGCGTTTGTCAGAAGTTACAGCCATGACGACGAGAATGAGAGATTTTTTGGTCGAAAAGGCAGGTTCAGCATATTTAAACCAATAATTTTCGCTTCGGTTTCTGCAATTATAATTGGATCCATTTTAGGTCTTTTCATGTTAAGTATGTTTGTTGATATTGATAATAGCCTAAGCCAACAGGATAATAATTTACCGGCGATGATAGACGAGGAGGATAATAAAAAGGAAGAAGATGAAAATAAAGAATCCGATAGTACGGCTGTTTCTGCAGTTACAATGGATGCAACAAATGCGTTTGTATTACAGGCAGGAAAGTTTGGGAATGAAGCGAATGCCAAAGAAATGGCAAACACTTTTAATCAATCTGGTTTCTCAGTAATGGTCTGGACTAAAGATAATTATAGTTATGTGTTTGCCGGAATTGCTAATTCCAAACAACTGGCAAGTCAGCTTACCACTGAATTCAGTGAACAACAATTGGAAGTATAT
The genomic region above belongs to Virgibacillus doumboii and contains:
- a CDS encoding GGDEF domain-containing protein; its protein translation is MVSKRKKVAIWVLWAIGWPLVLWFSYEYYYLNVNQQLIDIFLFALLMGIVAWFPITIKDNPIFFVNGISIAVFLAFGLFVEILLTLIAITIVFFKLRVGKKDSFRYPLNMLLFSVVSLTAAGVFRLLDGSHESIRVQSEEQILAIFGYAITIFIVNTLFNKLLGKFLYNRDVKIFDEGLRWELTSSLLIIPVGFVLFILYTEIGRAGIFYLGIPFVFISIILMLLYSYQEINRFLEKTGEIGHQLTKRMVLNEVYDVFIHEISDLMPIDYAYIYIVDGDKLQLERFHDVMQKSDPLFDSLERNEAFSGKVWADGEPLLYKQASEWSTVRSRKIHHNIESVLSHPVEYGNNTIGVVTVESNKKRAFEKLHFQILDILTNYLGVAVENAKNYELTKSQSEKDGLTQLYNYKYMENLLENHYTSLIQNGSMNDFSVLLLDLDYFKSVNDTYGHEAGNEVLCQVSERIKMLVGNQGVVARYGGEEFIVFLPFSGQFESTQIAEQIRTLISGQPFIVDKHMFDHNDEVSISVTVSIGVSVYPIHCETPDELIRHADRAMYIGAKRKGRNRVAVYEELKTN
- a CDS encoding SPOR domain-containing protein, translated to MAKDKKITVWMNGKKTKITRKDDFDESYPIKEFSKKDAAATLEDSNSNEVPAFVRSYSHDDENERFFGRKGRFSIFKPIIFASVSAIIIGSILGLFMLSMFVDIDNSLSQQDNNLPAMIDEEDNKKEEDENKESDSTAVSAVTMDATNAFVLQAGKFGNEANAKEMANTFNQSGFSVMVWTKDNYSYVFAGIANSKQLASQLTTEFSEQQLEVYVKEWTTESFELQLNDDEKKWLQSYKKQWNESLVAVSKEESISKEDWKNVIDSTPEKSDRLSGFTDFLKKELNNIGQAGKWQEQRILLNLWYQLHEKAAK
- a CDS encoding bifunctional folylpolyglutamate synthase/dihydrofolate synthase, translating into MDRIHKLLEMLDNPQKKVKAIHVAGTNGKGSTIQYIKNALLFNNYRAGVFTSPSLDGLNGYIFIDNNTITETDILRYMNEISPCIQLLDDENNHPTEFEIITAIAFMYFAENVDIALIEAGMGGKQDTTNCFLPILSIITNVERDHIAFLGDTFESIAHHKAGIIKANRPAIIGEMSETARAVISHEASMKNAPLYELNKTFNYSVVSDKHQTFVCTASGTGKNLKISIQANGSHQIKNASIAMMALELLQGNGFILSLEKIQQGLFHTQIPGRFEVIHKNPDIILDGAHNPAGIKAFVETVETNYKDMEKHLIFAAFKDKDLKRMLNQLDNTFSSITLTTFDHPRAASSEELHKLTNHQNTNVIDDWEHAVKVISCQNKDVCYFITGSLNFIAKVRKYFETSYKV
- a CDS encoding ATP-grasp domain-containing protein is translated as MDLHGWIIYNGYLPGNKFLDFAEWIQEAAHKRNISTSIYKNNELLPLLSTGELELLNSQQTKKPDFVVFTDKDIYLAKQLELMGIPVFNNAESIEKSDDKIATYQMLAAEKLPVPKTIIAPKIFAKTSQFNPKDFQNATEDLGFPMIIKEAFGSFGEQVYLVHTIEEMFAKVRELHGKPFMLQEYVHSSHGTDMRLHVVGNHVVAAMTRHASNDFRANVTAGGTMKKYQPSIEEKNIAVAAAKAIGTDFAGVDLLFGPNNTPIICEVNSNAHIRNMFDCTGINVADYMIDYILKKIGK